The Terriglobia bacterium genomic sequence TGCGCAATCCAGATGTCCTCTTGCTTCTCCCGCTGCTTGCGCGTCCCCATCGACATGCGCGACATTCTACGAACTATGCCTGTGGATACTTCAGTACTTTCCGCTCACGAATCCAGACTTGCACCACGGGCTGCTAGGGGCGAATCTCCACCGGCGTTCCATCTGGAACCAACTGCCAGATCTCCTCGATTTCCGTGTCGGTCACGGCAATACAACCATCTGTCCAGTCGGAAACACGATGGTTGGCTCCCACCCAGGAGAATTCAGGCCCCAGACCGTGAATCATGACGTCGCCGCCGGGCTTTACTCCGATCCGCCGGGCGCGTCGCTTGTCGGCGAATTGAGGATACGAGATGTGCAACGCCAAATGAAACTTGCTGGCTTTATTGTGAAAATCAATCGTGTAAAGTCCTTCCGGTGTCCGGCGATCTCCTTGCCGCTGTTTCGGTCCGAGACCACCACGTCCCAGCGCGACCTCATACGCCTTTACGA encodes the following:
- a CDS encoding L,D-transpeptidase family protein encodes the protein MRESRHGLEASRKAFAGSRQHGARFVDCFAGEEESLDELEVAALWPGTCARLSWYVSFGQYPGLVPRCILRRVIADKKSGWLLLFVLLTTAATAQPKVERVLVLKRQHKLLLLSGDQVVKAYEVALGRGGLGPKQRQGDRRTPEGLYTIDFHNKASKFHLALHISYPQFADKRRARRIGVKPGGDVMIHGLGPEFSWVGANHRVSDWTDGCIAVTDTEIEEIWQLVPDGTPVEIRP